Proteins from one Tistrella bauzanensis genomic window:
- a CDS encoding metallophosphoesterase family protein, which produces MRIALVSDTHLADRATAFVANWRVLAGLINADAPDLVVHLGDITVDGAGDPTEHAQALAELARLHAPLLVVPGNHDLGDNPPAPDMAVSSPVLPARLAAYEAAFGPDRWQRDLAGFRLIGINAQLLGSGLDAEADQFAWLDMVLATADRPVGLFLHKPLFRDGPDDTEIHVRYVPAAPRARLLALLDRADLRFVISGHAHQARRLHRGGVEHLWMPSTAFIIPDAVQERIGDKRVGYALLTLAPDDHAITLRHPAGLTDHDLLDHAEAYPGVAALRDRLARSGTASLT; this is translated from the coding sequence ATGCGCATCGCCCTTGTCTCAGACACTCATCTGGCCGACCGCGCCACCGCCTTCGTCGCCAACTGGCGGGTGCTGGCCGGGCTGATCAACGCCGATGCCCCCGATCTGGTGGTGCATCTGGGCGACATCACCGTCGATGGCGCCGGCGATCCGACCGAACACGCCCAGGCGCTGGCGGAACTGGCCCGCCTGCATGCGCCGCTGCTCGTCGTCCCCGGCAATCATGATCTGGGGGACAATCCACCCGCCCCCGACATGGCGGTGTCGAGCCCAGTGCTGCCCGCCCGCCTCGCCGCCTATGAAGCGGCCTTCGGGCCCGATCGCTGGCAGCGCGATCTGGCGGGGTTCCGGCTGATCGGCATCAATGCCCAGTTGCTGGGCAGCGGTCTGGATGCCGAGGCCGATCAGTTCGCCTGGCTGGACATGGTCCTTGCCACCGCCGACCGGCCGGTGGGTCTGTTCCTGCACAAGCCGCTGTTTCGCGACGGCCCCGACGACACCGAAATTCATGTCCGCTATGTGCCGGCGGCGCCACGGGCGCGGCTGCTGGCACTGCTCGACCGGGCCGACCTGCGCTTCGTGATCTCGGGCCATGCCCATCAGGCGCGGCGGCTGCACCGTGGCGGGGTGGAGCATCTGTGGATGCCGTCCACCGCCTTCATCATCCCCGATGCGGTGCAGGAACGGATCGGCGACAAGCGCGTCGGCTATGCCCTGCTGACGCTCGCCCCCGACGACCACGCGATCACGCTGCGCCATCCGGCCGGATTGACCGATCACGACCTGCTCGACCATGCCGAGGCCTATCCCGGTGTCGCGGCGCTGCGCGACCGGCTTGCCCGGTCTGGTACCGCAAGCCTCACCTGA
- a CDS encoding nitrate reductase, translated as MTALPPMAATRTTCPYCGVGCGVLARPDGLGGLAPVQGDPDHPANRGRLCGKGRSLADTLGGVGRLTRARLHGRPVALDAALDRVAAGFAAALARNGPSGVAFYLSGQMLTEDYYAANKLAKGFLGTANIDTNSRLCMSSTVAGHVRAFGEDLVPGAYDDLDGCDLAVLVGSNAAWCHPVLFGRLMDARGSRGTRLVVIDPRRTETAAGADLHLPIRPGGDVALYQFLLVEAVRRGLIAAPPAIGLADALVAARADTPDLAVAADLTGLTPDSLHRFADMVLSTDRTVTLFSQGVNQSGAGTDKVNAILNLDIALGRIGRPGAGPFSLTGQPNAMGGREVGGLANQLAAHLGFSDAERAMVGAFWGTDTVATGPGIKAVEMIDALEDGRIEAIWIIGTNPAVSLPDAGRFRRALARCPLVVVSDCVTGTDTQALAHILLPAAGWSEKDGTVTNSERRISRQRAVLPAPGDALPDWRLIQAVAHRLGFGHAFDWRHPSEIFDEHARLSAEAAQHFGRRFDIGGLAGLGRQGYDALSPVQWPVPVSRNGPLGHAGTARLTLSGDAARMMAVRHRRPDDQPDTDFPLVLNTGRLRDQWHTMTRTGRAARLAAHSPEPCLALHPADAAAAGVQDGDIATVTGRRGACLLRVMIDAGQRPGEAFAPIHWSDAFAAEAAIGRIASPVTDPLSGQPELKHAAIRVERWQADWAGILVDRSTAAPLRRGVRLPRYWTRHAVEAGRALIMAADDGRPADADGWRSLANRLARGFGAAIDTSPPIELFDGGRGRMRIAWTGSDGRIAAVMALAPRHDDLPAVASLARLLDPAADRGPSAPLLLRLALLADHDPAGDGGVAAEPAVCACAGIGRSAILAAAGTGGDMTARLNRITETTGAGGGCGSCRGAIRELLAHDLVTA; from the coding sequence ATGACCGCCCTGCCGCCCATGGCCGCCACCCGCACGACCTGCCCCTATTGCGGGGTGGGCTGCGGGGTGCTGGCCCGGCCGGATGGGCTGGGCGGCCTGGCGCCCGTCCAAGGCGACCCCGATCATCCGGCCAATCGCGGCCGGCTGTGTGGCAAGGGCCGGTCGCTGGCCGACACGCTGGGCGGCGTCGGGCGGCTGACCCGCGCCCGGCTGCATGGCCGGCCGGTGGCGCTGGATGCGGCACTGGACCGGGTGGCGGCGGGGTTTGCGGCGGCGCTGGCGCGCAACGGACCGTCGGGGGTCGCGTTCTATCTGTCGGGCCAGATGCTGACCGAGGATTACTACGCCGCCAACAAGCTGGCCAAGGGCTTCCTCGGCACCGCCAATATCGACACCAATTCGCGGCTGTGCATGTCGTCGACGGTGGCCGGTCATGTCCGGGCCTTCGGCGAGGATCTGGTGCCCGGCGCCTATGACGATCTGGATGGCTGCGATCTGGCGGTGCTGGTTGGGTCGAACGCCGCCTGGTGTCATCCGGTGCTGTTCGGCCGATTGATGGATGCCCGCGGCAGCCGTGGCACCAGGCTGGTGGTCATCGATCCCCGCCGCACCGAAACCGCCGCCGGCGCCGATCTGCATCTGCCGATCCGGCCGGGTGGCGATGTGGCGCTGTATCAGTTTCTGCTGGTCGAAGCGGTGCGGCGCGGCCTGATCGCGGCCCCGCCCGCCATCGGGCTTGCCGATGCGCTGGTCGCCGCCCGCGCCGACACGCCCGATCTTGCCGTCGCCGCGGACCTGACCGGGCTCACCCCCGACAGCCTGCACCGCTTCGCCGATATGGTGCTGTCCACCGACCGCACCGTCACCCTGTTCAGCCAGGGCGTGAACCAGTCCGGCGCCGGCACCGACAAGGTCAATGCGATCCTGAACCTGGATATCGCCCTTGGCCGCATCGGCCGGCCGGGCGCCGGGCCATTCTCGCTGACCGGCCAGCCCAATGCCATGGGCGGGCGCGAGGTCGGCGGCCTCGCCAACCAGTTGGCCGCACATCTGGGATTTTCGGATGCCGAGCGCGCCATGGTCGGCGCTTTCTGGGGCACAGATACGGTCGCCACCGGTCCCGGGATCAAGGCGGTCGAGATGATCGATGCGCTTGAGGATGGCCGGATCGAGGCGATCTGGATCATCGGCACCAATCCCGCCGTCAGCCTGCCCGATGCCGGCCGGTTCCGCCGGGCACTGGCGCGATGCCCCCTGGTGGTGGTGTCGGATTGCGTGACCGGCACCGATACCCAGGCGCTGGCCCATATCCTGCTGCCCGCCGCCGGCTGGTCGGAGAAGGATGGCACCGTCACCAATTCGGAACGCCGGATCAGCCGCCAGCGCGCGGTTCTGCCGGCCCCCGGCGACGCTCTGCCCGACTGGCGGCTGATCCAGGCCGTGGCCCATCGGCTGGGTTTCGGCCACGCCTTCGACTGGCGGCACCCATCCGAGATCTTCGACGAACACGCTCGCCTGTCGGCCGAAGCCGCGCAGCACTTCGGCCGGCGGTTCGACATCGGCGGCCTTGCCGGGCTGGGGCGGCAGGGGTATGACGCGCTCTCCCCTGTGCAATGGCCAGTACCGGTGTCACGGAACGGGCCACTGGGCCATGCCGGCACCGCGCGCCTGACGCTTAGCGGCGATGCGGCGCGGATGATGGCGGTCCGCCATCGCCGGCCCGATGACCAGCCGGACACGGATTTTCCGCTGGTGCTGAACACCGGCAGGCTGCGCGATCAATGGCACACCATGACCCGCACTGGCCGCGCGGCGCGGCTGGCCGCCCACAGCCCTGAGCCGTGTCTGGCCCTGCATCCCGCCGATGCGGCGGCGGCAGGCGTGCAGGATGGTGACATCGCCACCGTCACCGGGCGGCGTGGCGCCTGTCTGCTGCGGGTGATGATCGATGCCGGCCAGCGTCCGGGCGAGGCCTTTGCGCCGATCCACTGGTCGGATGCCTTTGCGGCCGAGGCCGCGATCGGCCGCATCGCATCGCCCGTCACCGATCCGCTCTCCGGGCAGCCGGAGCTGAAACATGCAGCGATCCGCGTCGAGCGCTGGCAAGCCGACTGGGCCGGCATTCTGGTCGATCGCAGCACGGCGGCACCGCTGCGCCGCGGCGTGCGCCTGCCCCGCTATTGGACCCGCCATGCGGTCGAGGCCGGACGCGCGCTGATCATGGCCGCCGATGACGGCCGGCCCGCCGATGCCGATGGCTGGCGATCGCTGGCCAACCGGCTGGCGCGCGGCTTCGGTGCCGCCATCGACACCAGCCCGCCGATCGAGCTGTTCGATGGCGGTCGTGGCCGGATGCGGATCGCCTGGACCGGCAGCGACGGGCGCATTGCCGCGGTGATGGCGCTGGCGCCCCGCCACGACGACCTGCCGGCGGTGGCAAGTCTGGCCCGGCTGCTGGACCCGGCGGCGGATCGCGGACCCTCGGCACCGCTGCTGCTGCGGCTGGCCCTGCTGGCCGATCATGATCCGGCCGGAGACGGCGGCGTCGCGGCGGAACCGGCGGTCTGTGCCTGTGCCGGCATCGGCCGCAGCGCCATTCTTGCCGCTGCCGGCACCGGCGGCGACATGACGGCGCGCCTGAACCGCATCACCGAAACCACCGGCGCCGGCGGGGGCTGCGGCTCGTGCCGGGGCGCAATCCGGGAGCTGCTGGCCCATGACCTCGTCACTGCCTGA
- a CDS encoding type II toxin-antitoxin system PemK/MazF family toxin, which produces MRRGDIVTAAASGDYGKPRPALIIQHDLYAALPSVTVLPLTSFLEDAPLLRITIQPDDKNGLKKPSQVMVDKIVTLPRARIGVAIGRIDVETSAAVDLALRRFLNLPAYPGAGGL; this is translated from the coding sequence GTGAGGCGTGGCGACATCGTCACCGCCGCCGCATCCGGCGATTACGGCAAGCCCCGGCCTGCGCTGATTATCCAGCATGACCTCTATGCGGCATTGCCGTCGGTGACCGTGCTGCCGTTGACCAGCTTTCTGGAGGATGCGCCTCTGCTGCGCATTACCATTCAGCCTGACGATAAGAACGGCCTGAAGAAGCCATCTCAGGTGATGGTCGACAAGATCGTGACCCTGCCGCGTGCCAGGATCGGCGTGGCGATCGGCCGGATCGACGTCGAGACATCTGCCGCGGTCGATCTGGCACTGCGTCGCTTCCTCAATCTGCCGGCATATCCCGGCGCTGGCGGGCTTTGA
- a CDS encoding TetR/AcrR family transcriptional regulator: MSTELTVARILQVTERLMATTDDPDQITVRRIAVEAGVAMSAISYHFGSRDDLMVAAMARCYTRFNAERLNLLQAAIDGAWPAPPRLDAVLTALLEPSVRWRYDPSSDYRVFLNFRAITRHSANPDLGRDISENVEHLNLFADALAKLAPHLTRAEIGWRLHAALGVRDNVLRKRTRLKALAGDAIDIDDPTRVLAELVAMIRGMFLRDASVMRPRPRPGRRGD; the protein is encoded by the coding sequence ATGTCGACCGAGCTGACCGTGGCGCGCATTCTTCAGGTCACCGAACGCCTGATGGCCACCACCGACGATCCCGATCAGATCACCGTCCGGCGGATCGCCGTCGAGGCAGGGGTCGCCATGTCGGCGATCAGCTATCATTTCGGCTCGCGGGACGATCTGATGGTGGCGGCGATGGCCCGCTGCTACACCCGGTTCAACGCCGAACGGCTGAACCTGCTGCAAGCGGCGATCGATGGCGCATGGCCGGCGCCGCCGCGGCTAGATGCGGTGCTGACCGCCCTGCTGGAGCCATCGGTGCGCTGGCGCTATGACCCGTCATCCGATTACCGGGTGTTCTTGAACTTCCGCGCCATCACCCGCCACAGCGCCAATCCTGATCTTGGCCGTGACATATCCGAGAATGTCGAGCATCTGAACCTGTTCGCCGATGCGCTGGCAAAGCTGGCGCCGCATCTGACCCGTGCCGAGATCGGCTGGCGGCTGCATGCGGCACTGGGTGTGCGCGACAATGTGCTGCGTAAGCGCACCCGGCTGAAGGCGTTGGCGGGCGACGCCATCGATATCGACGATCCCACCCGTGTTCTGGCCGAACTGGTGGCGATGATCCGGGGCATGTTTCTACGGGATGCGTCGGTGATGAGGCCGCGCCCGCGGCCCGGGCGGCGTGGCGATTGA
- a CDS encoding glycosyl transferase family protein → MTTDTRPTTPTQAGISTLANALGIIGRGPGRSRPLTRDEACDAFGALLTGQALDVQAGAFLLLMRYRGETAEELAGLVDAARAHIGPPPADAPVPALDWPSYAAGRTRGLPWYLLAARLIGAAGVPVLMHGDNDLQTGGAGAMQGLAALGLAPARDLDDASGQLAATGFAYLPLAHLCPALKTLLDLRAVLGLRSPVNTLVRHLNPLNAPATLIGVFHPGYLDSHAAAALLLDAGRRLGVVKGAGGEGERRPFKPVDLRLVDAGTTGVEHWPALIDAATQARDTERDDVAHLAAVWRGEARDEAGEATVIGTAAVALRIAGRAASPAGAEAQARALWAARGHHP, encoded by the coding sequence ATGACCACCGACACCCGCCCCACCACACCCACGCAGGCCGGCATCTCCACCCTGGCCAACGCCCTTGGCATCATCGGGCGCGGCCCGGGCCGGTCACGGCCGCTGACGCGCGACGAGGCATGCGATGCCTTCGGCGCCCTGCTTACTGGTCAGGCGCTGGACGTGCAGGCCGGGGCCTTTCTGCTGCTGATGCGCTATCGCGGGGAAACCGCCGAGGAACTGGCCGGGCTGGTCGATGCCGCCCGCGCCCATATCGGCCCGCCGCCGGCCGATGCGCCGGTGCCGGCGCTGGACTGGCCCAGCTATGCGGCGGGCCGCACCCGCGGCCTGCCATGGTATCTGCTGGCGGCGCGGCTGATCGGTGCGGCCGGTGTGCCGGTGCTGATGCATGGCGACAATGATCTTCAGACCGGCGGCGCCGGCGCCATGCAGGGGCTGGCGGCGCTGGGGCTGGCGCCGGCGCGCGACCTGGATGACGCGTCGGGGCAGCTTGCCGCCACAGGCTTCGCCTATCTGCCGCTGGCGCATTTATGTCCGGCGCTCAAGACCCTGCTGGATCTGCGCGCGGTGCTGGGCCTGCGATCCCCGGTCAACACGCTGGTTCGCCACCTCAACCCGTTGAATGCGCCCGCAACCCTGATCGGCGTGTTTCATCCGGGCTATCTGGACAGCCACGCCGCCGCCGCCCTGCTGCTTGATGCCGGGCGGCGGCTGGGTGTGGTGAAGGGGGCCGGCGGCGAAGGCGAGCGCCGGCCGTTCAAGCCGGTGGATCTGCGACTGGTCGATGCCGGCACCACCGGCGTTGAGCACTGGCCGGCGCTGATCGATGCCGCCACGCAAGCCCGCGACACCGAGCGTGACGATGTGGCCCATCTGGCCGCCGTCTGGCGCGGCGAGGCACGGGACGAGGCCGGCGAGGCAACGGTGATCGGCACCGCGGCGGTGGCGCTCAGGATCGCCGGCCGTGCTGCCTCTCCGGCCGGGGCGGAAGCGCAGGCCCGCGCATTGTGGGCCGCGCGCGGGCACCATCCATGA
- the cobA gene encoding uroporphyrinogen-III C-methyltransferase, with protein MTSSLPDHAAGASGAGASGAPLPGDGGDLPVALILRDRPVAVFGAGPGAAAKLALLIAAGARPRVFADPADANGPCPDLRALPGMASAEIAPIDPTRLPRLQGMRLVVIAPELSASLAHAIAQAAHDAGVLVHAVDRPDLGDISLPAMVRRGPLTIAIHTGGRFPALASVLRQRLDALLPADLGARVRAAGAARAGIARLVTDPGARRSLWRQAAALILDRPAAPGLDAAALVDDVLTGLRGSATTCCGRVDLVGAGPGGPGMLTGDAARAIEAADVILYDALTDPAILELGRREARRIPVGKRCGAHAMRQPAISALMVRLAGDGLHVVRLKGGDPAIFGRLDEELAALDAAGIPAHVIPGVTAAAAAAAYLRRPLTLRGTARAVTLVAGHDAEGGLPDDLAALAATRGTIAIYMGRDRAGAIAAALIAGGRPAHEPAIAVEWAGRATARHVAATLADLPAALAGLDADGPVTILVGEALAATAMAGATAADDRRVA; from the coding sequence ATGACCTCGTCACTGCCTGATCATGCCGCCGGCGCGTCCGGTGCCGGCGCGTCTGGTGCCCCCTTGCCTGGAGACGGCGGCGACCTGCCGGTGGCGCTGATCCTGCGCGACCGCCCGGTGGCGGTCTTCGGTGCCGGCCCCGGTGCCGCCGCCAAGCTGGCGCTGCTGATCGCGGCAGGCGCCCGGCCCCGGGTCTTCGCCGATCCGGCAGATGCCAATGGTCCCTGCCCTGATCTGCGTGCCCTGCCCGGCATGGCATCGGCCGAGATCGCCCCGATCGATCCGACCCGCCTGCCCCGGCTTCAGGGCATGCGGCTGGTGGTGATCGCGCCGGAACTGTCGGCATCGCTTGCCCATGCGATCGCACAGGCCGCCCATGACGCTGGCGTGCTGGTTCATGCGGTCGACCGGCCGGATCTCGGCGACATCAGCCTGCCGGCCATGGTCCGGCGCGGGCCGTTGACGATCGCCATCCATACCGGTGGCCGGTTTCCGGCCCTGGCATCGGTGCTGCGCCAGCGGCTGGACGCCCTGCTGCCGGCGGATCTGGGCGCGCGGGTCAGGGCAGCCGGTGCCGCCCGCGCCGGCATTGCCCGGCTGGTCACCGATCCTGGCGCCCGCCGGTCGCTGTGGCGGCAGGCGGCGGCGCTGATCCTCGACCGGCCGGCGGCACCGGGCCTGGATGCGGCAGCCCTGGTCGACGATGTTCTGACCGGGCTGCGGGGGTCGGCCACCACATGCTGCGGCCGGGTCGATCTGGTCGGCGCAGGCCCCGGTGGCCCCGGCATGCTGACCGGCGATGCCGCCCGCGCGATCGAGGCCGCCGACGTCATCCTGTATGACGCGCTGACCGATCCGGCGATCCTGGAACTCGGCCGCCGCGAGGCACGCCGGATCCCGGTCGGCAAGCGCTGCGGCGCCCATGCCATGCGCCAGCCCGCAATCTCGGCGCTGATGGTCAGGCTGGCCGGCGACGGCCTGCATGTGGTGCGCCTGAAGGGGGGTGACCCGGCGATCTTCGGCCGGCTGGATGAAGAACTGGCCGCCTTGGATGCAGCCGGCATCCCCGCCCATGTCATTCCGGGTGTGACCGCCGCCGCGGCCGCAGCCGCCTATCTGCGCCGGCCGCTGACCCTGCGCGGCACGGCGCGCGCGGTCACCCTGGTGGCGGGCCATGATGCCGAAGGCGGCCTGCCGGACGATCTGGCGGCACTGGCCGCCACGCGTGGCACGATCGCCATCTATATGGGCCGCGACCGGGCCGGGGCGATTGCCGCGGCCCTGATCGCGGGTGGCCGCCCCGCCCATGAGCCCGCCATTGCGGTGGAATGGGCAGGCCGCGCCACAGCCCGTCATGTCGCCGCGACACTGGCCGATCTGCCGGCGGCACTTGCGGGGCTCGACGCCGACGGCCCGGTGACGATACTGGTGGGAGAGGCCCTGGCGGCGACGGCGATGGCCGGCGCCACCGCCGCCGATGACCGCCGGGTCGCCTGA
- a CDS encoding ribbon-helix-helix protein, CopG family, translating into MHTGPNTRSGHGHRKTETVSFRLDSALKTRLTELARRDQKSLGDVLRDLARHRVALTEDDAIFASEVDRQSRLIAARAQDPQSAEAEMMQWIDAAADTQGWQ; encoded by the coding sequence ATGCACACCGGCCCCAATACACGATCTGGTCATGGTCATCGAAAGACCGAGACGGTGTCCTTCCGCCTGGATTCGGCCTTGAAGACCCGGTTGACGGAATTGGCGCGGCGGGATCAGAAGTCGCTGGGGGATGTGCTCAGAGACCTTGCGCGGCATCGTGTCGCCTTGACTGAAGACGATGCCATTTTTGCCAGTGAAGTGGATCGTCAGTCCCGGCTGATTGCTGCCCGTGCGCAAGATCCGCAGAGCGCAGAAGCTGAAATGATGCAGTGGATTGATGCGGCTGCCGATACACAGGGCTGGCAGTGA
- a CDS encoding ATP-binding protein yields MKIDGGDPTRMALRYRLALGLVAVLAIGSFVVLTQVISRERATAGIINVSGQQRFLSQRGALYVGRLTYPVTAADHSDARLRLAEVIAQMRANHLALLAGGSGSGADLGLSTGMAELFHEEPAAIDRRVRAYLAAMETVLADPRAPVPRDDPAVAHVLTEGPGELLAQLDRVVARFQAEGEASVDRLHDLHIALLMLTLLTLALEAALVFQPMANAARRRIGDLEAASAALRASADGLEAEVAGRTRELRQAKDRAEQANIAKARFLATAGHDLLQPIESLRLLLGSLARRNRDPALGAPIDDMRKALSGMRQMLGNLLDTARLDTGSVTPQIQPVDAARLIDDLAREFEPLAEDKGLGFGVVLSIAPDTMILTDPVMTGRILRNLLGNAVRYTPAGMVTLTAEATALHGRDAIRFTVTDTGPGIDPADQERIFAEFTQIDDARRDRSTGVGLGLSIARRMAEILEHDLTLVSQPGHGARFMLTVALAPPLKARQRRDMPAD; encoded by the coding sequence ATGAAGATCGACGGCGGCGATCCGACACGGATGGCATTGCGCTATCGGCTGGCGCTGGGGCTGGTGGCCGTGCTCGCCATCGGGTCTTTCGTGGTGCTGACCCAGGTGATCAGCCGCGAGCGCGCCACTGCCGGCATCATCAATGTCAGTGGCCAGCAGCGGTTTCTGTCACAGCGCGGCGCGCTCTATGTCGGCCGGCTGACCTATCCGGTGACCGCCGCCGACCACAGCGACGCCCGTCTGCGGCTGGCCGAGGTGATCGCGCAGATGCGCGCCAATCATCTGGCGCTGCTGGCCGGCGGATCGGGCAGCGGCGCAGATCTGGGCCTGTCGACCGGCATGGCAGAGCTGTTCCACGAAGAGCCGGCGGCGATCGACCGGCGGGTGCGGGCCTATCTGGCCGCCATGGAAACCGTGCTGGCCGATCCGCGCGCGCCGGTGCCGCGCGATGATCCCGCCGTCGCCCATGTCCTGACCGAAGGACCGGGTGAGCTTCTGGCCCAGCTCGACCGGGTGGTGGCGCGGTTTCAGGCCGAGGGCGAAGCCTCGGTCGACCGGCTGCACGACCTGCATATCGCGCTGCTGATGCTGACCCTGCTGACCCTGGCCCTTGAGGCAGCGCTTGTGTTCCAGCCGATGGCCAATGCCGCCCGGCGCCGGATCGGCGATCTGGAAGCCGCGTCGGCGGCACTCAGGGCCTCGGCCGACGGGCTGGAAGCCGAGGTTGCCGGCCGCACCCGCGAACTGCGTCAGGCCAAGGACCGCGCCGAGCAGGCCAATATCGCCAAGGCCCGTTTCCTGGCGACGGCGGGCCATGATCTGTTGCAGCCGATCGAGTCGCTGCGCCTGTTGCTGGGGTCGCTGGCCCGGCGCAACCGCGACCCGGCGCTGGGCGCCCCGATCGACGATATGCGCAAGGCGCTGTCGGGCATGCGCCAGATGCTGGGCAATCTGCTGGACACCGCCCGCCTCGATACCGGATCGGTGACACCCCAGATCCAGCCGGTGGATGCCGCCCGGCTGATCGACGATCTGGCGCGGGAGTTCGAGCCGCTGGCCGAGGACAAGGGCCTGGGCTTCGGCGTGGTGCTGTCGATCGCCCCCGACACCATGATCCTGACCGATCCGGTGATGACCGGCCGGATCCTGCGCAACCTGCTGGGCAATGCCGTGCGCTATACCCCCGCAGGCATGGTGACCCTGACCGCCGAGGCCACAGCACTGCACGGCCGGGATGCCATACGCTTTACCGTCACCGATACCGGCCCCGGCATCGATCCCGCCGATCAGGAGCGGATCTTCGCCGAATTCACCCAGATCGACGATGCCCGCCGCGACCGTTCAACCGGCGTCGGCCTCGGTCTGTCGATCGCGCGGCGGATGGCCGAGATCCTGGAACACGACCTCACCCTCGTGAGCCAGCCGGGCCATGGCGCGCGGTTCATGCTGACGGTGGCGCTCGCACCGCCACTCAAAGCCCGCCAGCGCCGGGATATGCCGGCAGATTGA